A single region of the Lysinibacillus sp. B2A1 genome encodes:
- the walK gene encoding cell wall metabolism sensor histidine kinase WalK has protein sequence MQKVSFFKSIHVKLVLIYILLILLALQIIGIYFARELEENLKTNFRDSIFQRVDLMQYSIREEILKERDESMPTLEESLKTIVMEFSTGLKDVSYGDILEIRVIDNRQRIRATSELENQNLIGQRSNTDLVRRALSAETLFENIKLDNKTRNRIWVLATPIRNGAGTDDEVIGVLYIEANIESVFGQVNDINRIFLGGTAVSLVITIFLGILVARTITQPIADMRKQAQAMAKGNYSRKVRVYGTDEIGQLAITFNHLTNRLQEAQSTTDAERRKLDSVLSNMTDGVIATDRKGRIILINDPALELLHISRDITLGRPIASVLGIDQEYSFEDLIHMNDAVNLNFSTTDAPYILRANFSVIQKETGFINGLITVLHDITEQEKIEMDRREFVSNVSHELRTPLTTMRSYLEALADGAWKDENIAPTFLNVTQTETERMIRLVNDLLQLSRMDSADYELNKDIVLFNSFFNRIIDRFEMSKSDKVTFQRLFPEASYYVEIDTDKVTQVIDNIISNAIKYSPDGGNVRFGFTVQGEMLKVMISDDGMGIPKENVGRIFDRFYRVDRARARSMGGTGLGLAIAREMIEAHGGKIWAESEEGHGTTIFFTLPYDLDDFDEAGEWA, from the coding sequence ATGCAAAAAGTTAGCTTCTTTAAATCGATTCATGTCAAGCTAGTTCTTATTTACATTTTGTTAATATTGCTTGCTTTGCAAATAATAGGTATATATTTTGCACGTGAATTGGAGGAAAATTTAAAAACCAATTTCCGAGATTCCATTTTCCAACGTGTTGATTTAATGCAATACAGCATTCGTGAGGAAATTTTAAAGGAACGCGATGAAAGTATGCCAACACTTGAAGAAAGCCTTAAAACGATTGTGATGGAGTTTTCTACAGGGCTGAAGGATGTTTCTTATGGAGATATATTAGAGATTCGTGTTATTGACAATCGGCAGCGGATACGTGCAACATCTGAGTTAGAAAATCAAAATCTGATCGGACAGCGCTCAAATACGGATCTTGTCCGACGTGCATTGTCAGCAGAGACATTATTTGAAAATATCAAACTTGATAATAAAACGAGAAACCGAATTTGGGTGTTAGCGACACCCATTCGAAATGGTGCAGGTACGGATGATGAAGTTATAGGGGTTCTTTATATTGAAGCTAATATTGAATCTGTTTTTGGGCAAGTAAATGACATTAACCGTATTTTCCTTGGTGGAACTGCTGTGTCCTTGGTGATTACTATCTTTTTAGGAATATTAGTCGCACGAACAATTACACAGCCGATTGCAGATATGCGTAAACAGGCACAGGCGATGGCAAAAGGAAATTATTCACGAAAAGTACGTGTTTATGGAACAGATGAAATAGGGCAGCTTGCTATAACCTTTAATCATTTGACGAATCGCTTGCAGGAAGCCCAATCTACTACAGATGCAGAGAGACGAAAACTTGATTCGGTCCTTAGTAATATGACAGATGGTGTTATTGCGACAGATCGTAAGGGACGCATCATCCTTATTAATGATCCCGCCCTAGAGCTATTACATATTTCTAGGGATATTACATTAGGCCGCCCAATTGCGTCTGTTTTAGGGATTGATCAAGAGTATAGCTTTGAGGATTTAATACACATGAATGATGCGGTGAATTTAAATTTTAGTACAACAGACGCACCCTATATTTTACGTGCGAATTTCTCGGTCATTCAAAAAGAAACAGGCTTTATCAATGGTTTAATTACTGTGCTGCACGATATTACGGAGCAGGAAAAAATTGAAATGGATCGTCGAGAATTTGTATCTAATGTATCACATGAATTACGCACGCCATTAACAACAATGCGTAGCTATTTAGAGGCACTTGCGGATGGCGCCTGGAAAGATGAAAATATTGCTCCAACATTTTTGAATGTTACACAAACAGAAACAGAGCGAATGATTCGCTTAGTTAATGACTTATTGCAGTTATCGCGCATGGATAGTGCGGATTATGAATTGAATAAGGATATTGTTCTTTTCAATTCATTCTTTAATCGTATTATTGATCGCTTTGAAATGTCAAAGTCTGACAAAGTAACGTTCCAACGTTTATTCCCAGAAGCGTCTTATTATGTGGAAATTGATACAGATAAGGTGACACAGGTAATCGATAATATCATTTCTAATGCAATAAAGTATTCTCCAGATGGTGGAAATGTTCGATTTGGTTTTACTGTGCAAGGTGAGATGTTGAAGGTTATGATTTCTGATGATGGTATGGGCATTCCTAAGGAAAATGTAGGACGTATTTTCGATCGTTTTTATCGTGTGGATCGTGCACGTGCTCGTTCTATGGGCGGGACAGGTCTAGGACTAGCTATTGCCAGGGAAATGATTGAAGCACATGGTGGTAAAATTTGGGCTGAAAGTGAGGAAGGTCACGGTACAACCATATTCTTTACATTACCATATGATTTAGATGATTTTGACGAGGCAGGTGAGTGGGCATGA
- a CDS encoding transposase — MRILCERKVVNVLVNASFNNEKLIKLLEEQLDYMKQQNKDLSKQIEALTEQVRYLTKLLYGSKTEKSKYTAPDGQGSLFDDDQSFSDSEHTEEQSTATITYTVVRKLHKKKRNDSFRDGIEVEEIHHHPTNTQCDCCLGQMTEAGTTIAREEAKFIPAKMMRIQHIEHAYECKHCKMDATQKAQMKRGKAPQAAIQRSIAGPTVLAKLIYDKFIQYLPLYRQVKEWERYGLLTNDKNLSNWVIRAAEDWLLPIYEQMKQMLTMKSVLHVDETYAQIINRSDGKSGQSNAYNWVFRSVPSQGPIIVLFHSALSRSRSVLVEFTKGFKGTVICDGYSAYGNLPDVTFANCWAHVRRYWLKADSKNGQIGVDFCDQLYRLERQFKHLSPGKRRKSRQKYSKPIVEKFLKWVDESPFFGKNALAKAAEYTLNRIHGLKAFLFDGRIEMDNNPAENAIRPNVIGRKNWLFSVSEAGAKANAICLSLAETAKANGIDFYQYLVTLLTELPNLPLYQQPEILNDYMPWSKNIQVTCAK, encoded by the coding sequence ATGAGAATCTTATGCGAACGGAAAGTGGTGAATGTTTTGGTGAACGCTTCTTTTAACAACGAGAAATTAATTAAACTTCTTGAAGAACAGCTTGATTATATGAAGCAACAAAACAAAGATTTATCTAAACAGATTGAAGCGCTAACTGAACAAGTACGCTATTTAACAAAACTTTTATACGGATCAAAAACCGAGAAATCAAAATACACTGCACCAGATGGACAAGGATCATTATTTGATGATGATCAGTCTTTTAGTGATTCTGAGCACACAGAAGAACAAAGCACGGCGACGATTACGTACACCGTTGTCCGTAAACTACATAAGAAGAAACGGAATGATTCTTTTCGTGACGGGATTGAAGTAGAAGAAATTCACCATCATCCCACCAACACACAATGTGACTGTTGCCTTGGTCAAATGACTGAAGCTGGTACAACGATTGCGCGTGAAGAAGCAAAATTCATTCCGGCAAAAATGATGCGCATCCAGCATATTGAACATGCCTACGAGTGCAAGCACTGTAAAATGGATGCCACACAAAAAGCACAAATGAAACGTGGGAAAGCCCCACAAGCTGCCATTCAGCGAAGTATTGCAGGACCAACTGTTTTAGCAAAGCTTATTTACGATAAGTTTATTCAGTATTTACCTCTTTACCGTCAGGTAAAGGAGTGGGAACGATATGGCCTACTTACGAATGATAAGAACCTATCAAACTGGGTTATTCGTGCTGCAGAAGATTGGCTTTTACCGATTTATGAACAGATGAAGCAGATGTTAACGATGAAATCAGTACTGCATGTGGACGAAACGTATGCGCAAATTATCAATCGGTCAGACGGAAAATCAGGACAATCGAATGCCTACAATTGGGTGTTCCGCAGCGTGCCAAGCCAAGGTCCGATCATCGTTCTTTTTCATAGTGCATTATCGAGAAGTCGTTCTGTACTAGTAGAATTTACAAAAGGCTTTAAAGGAACGGTGATTTGTGATGGTTACTCGGCATACGGTAATCTTCCTGATGTCACGTTCGCTAACTGTTGGGCGCATGTGCGACGATATTGGCTGAAAGCCGATAGCAAAAACGGGCAAATTGGCGTGGATTTCTGTGACCAACTGTATCGCCTAGAACGTCAATTTAAGCATCTTTCACCAGGTAAACGCCGAAAATCACGGCAAAAATATTCAAAGCCGATTGTAGAGAAATTCTTAAAATGGGTGGATGAATCGCCTTTCTTCGGAAAAAATGCCTTAGCTAAAGCTGCCGAATACACATTAAATCGAATACATGGATTAAAAGCTTTTCTGTTCGATGGCCGAATTGAGATGGATAATAATCCAGCTGAAAATGCGATTCGCCCAAATGTGATTGGTCGCAAGAACTGGCTATTTTCTGTTAGTGAAGCTGGTGCTAAAGCGAATGCGATCTGTTTAAGTTTAGCTGAAACAGCAAAAGCAAATGGTATCGACTTTTATCAATACCTAGTGACGTTATTGACAGAGTTGCCAAATTTACCGCTCTATCAGCAGCCAGAGATTTTAAACGATTACATGCCTTGGTCGAAAAATATCCAAGTGACATGTGCAAAATAG
- a CDS encoding DNA-binding response regulator, translating to MDKTILVVDDEKPIADILQFNLIKEGYKVICAYDGDEALAKVEEEQPDLMLLDIMLPKRDGMEVCREIRKKYDFPIIMLTAKGSEIDKVLGLEMGADDYVTKPFSTRELIARVKANMRRLQVVAPAAEEAAEESNEIVVGSLVIQPDAYLVLKRDEAIELTHREFELLHYLGKHIGQVMTREHLLQTVWGYDYFGDVRTVDVTIRRLREKIEDNPSHPAWIVTRRGVGYYLRNPEQE from the coding sequence ATGGATAAAACAATTTTAGTTGTTGATGATGAAAAACCAATCGCAGATATTTTACAGTTTAATTTAATAAAAGAAGGCTATAAGGTAATTTGTGCTTATGATGGAGATGAAGCACTAGCAAAGGTTGAGGAAGAGCAGCCAGATTTGATGCTTTTAGATATAATGCTGCCAAAGCGTGATGGTATGGAGGTTTGTAGGGAAATTCGAAAAAAATATGATTTTCCGATCATTATGCTAACAGCAAAGGGCTCTGAGATTGATAAAGTATTGGGCTTAGAAATGGGTGCAGACGATTATGTAACAAAACCTTTTAGTACGCGTGAACTGATTGCACGTGTCAAAGCAAACATGCGTCGTTTACAGGTGGTTGCACCTGCTGCTGAGGAGGCAGCAGAAGAGTCAAATGAGATTGTTGTTGGCTCACTTGTCATTCAACCAGATGCTTATTTAGTATTAAAACGAGATGAGGCCATTGAGCTTACACATCGTGAATTTGAGCTATTACATTATTTAGGAAAACATATTGGTCAAGTCATGACACGTGAGCATTTATTGCAAACTGTATGGGGCTATGATTATTTTGGTGATGTACGAACAGTAGATGTAACGATTCGTCGTTTACGTGAAAAAATAGAGGACAATCCTAGTCACCCAGCTTGGATAGTAACACGTCGTGGTGTTGGTTATTATTTACGAAATCCTGAGCAGGAGTAA
- a CDS encoding 50S ribosomal protein L9, giving the protein MKVVFLKDVKGKGKKGEIKNVADGYAQNFLIKNGYAAEANTQALSQLEGQKKLEAKNAAAELAEAKALKEKLEALTVELKAKSGEGGRLFGSISTKQIADALQKVHGIKIDKRKMTLNEGIRALGFTNVPVKLHHEVSATLKVHVTEE; this is encoded by the coding sequence ATGAAAGTAGTTTTTTTAAAGGATGTTAAAGGAAAAGGTAAAAAAGGGGAAATTAAAAACGTAGCTGATGGCTATGCACAAAATTTCTTAATTAAAAATGGCTATGCAGCTGAAGCCAATACACAAGCATTAAGCCAATTAGAAGGACAAAAGAAATTAGAGGCAAAAAATGCAGCGGCAGAATTAGCCGAAGCAAAAGCATTAAAAGAAAAATTAGAAGCTTTAACAGTAGAACTAAAAGCAAAATCAGGTGAAGGTGGTCGCTTATTCGGTTCTATTTCTACGAAACAAATTGCTGACGCACTACAAAAAGTACATGGCATTAAAATTGATAAACGTAAAATGACTTTAAATGAGGGCATTCGTGCACTGGGCTTTACTAATGTACCTGTAAAACTACACCATGAAGTATCTGCAACATTAAAAGTACATGTAACGGAAGAATAA
- a CDS encoding transcriptional regulator, with protein sequence MDWNRTKSIFIIVFLILNIFLYSSYLKRYNEAQSVEIPGERTIETRLKDDNITYGALPSNESATYITGKVHKFTSSDFPDKNQQANINETFAHVVFINPVKLRNINDNTSFTEFLHTNVKEGDSYALWKVDREERVAIFFQKKNNQMFYYNDSASLKVKWNMDNEVIMYEQTMIDNIEEIEQQETVIPPLQIIQTLYVKGLLKAESRITHIKLGYSTFSNLTQSKTQVLIPTWEVQVKLADGETEEYFVDAMEGKVIDIQEDKQEGEEEDWGVE encoded by the coding sequence ATGGATTGGAATAGAACAAAATCTATTTTCATCATCGTTTTTTTAATACTGAATATCTTCTTGTACTCGTCATATTTAAAACGTTATAATGAAGCGCAGAGTGTAGAAATACCCGGTGAAAGAACAATAGAAACCCGTTTAAAGGATGATAATATTACGTATGGTGCATTGCCTAGTAATGAATCAGCAACTTATATTACGGGCAAAGTGCATAAGTTTACGAGTAGTGATTTCCCCGATAAAAATCAGCAAGCGAATATTAATGAGACATTTGCTCATGTTGTCTTTATCAATCCTGTGAAGTTACGTAATATTAATGATAATACAAGCTTTACGGAGTTTCTCCATACAAATGTTAAAGAGGGAGATTCCTATGCATTATGGAAGGTAGATCGTGAGGAGCGAGTCGCAATCTTCTTTCAGAAAAAAAATAATCAAATGTTCTATTACAATGATAGTGCTTCATTAAAAGTAAAATGGAACATGGACAACGAAGTTATCATGTATGAGCAGACAATGATTGATAATATTGAAGAAATAGAACAACAAGAAACAGTTATCCCACCACTTCAAATTATCCAAACTTTGTATGTAAAAGGACTGTTAAAGGCAGAATCACGTATTACTCATATAAAGCTAGGCTATTCGACATTTAGTAATTTAACACAATCAAAAACACAAGTGTTGATACCAACATGGGAAGTACAAGTAAAATTAGCGGACGGTGAGACAGAGGAGTACTTTGTTGACGCGATGGAAGGAAAAGTTATTGATATTCAAGAGGACAAGCAAGAGGGAGAAGAGGAAGACTGGGGAGTTGAATAA
- a CDS encoding MBL fold metallo-hydrolase, which produces MRFSVLASGSTGNSIYVENDEQAFIVDAGLSGKRMEQLFTKIDRNMKQLSGIFVTHEHSDHIKGIGVLARKYNVPVYANAKTWQAMDGLVGDIPLEQRFEFEMDTVKHFGSIAIESFAVSHDAADPMFYTFHENGRKLVVITDTGYVSDRMKGIIRGADSFVFESNHDVNMLQMGRYPWSIKRRILSDVGHVSNEDAAVAMSEVVFEKPTNIYLSHLSKDNNMKELARMSVTQTLQSCGIIVGEYVKLFDTDAEEPTQLVTV; this is translated from the coding sequence ATGCGATTTAGTGTTTTAGCAAGTGGTAGTACAGGCAATTCAATATATGTAGAGAATGATGAACAGGCATTTATTGTCGATGCAGGCCTAAGTGGCAAAAGGATGGAGCAGCTATTTACGAAAATCGACCGTAATATGAAGCAGCTGAGTGGCATCTTCGTGACGCATGAACATAGTGATCATATTAAAGGAATTGGTGTATTGGCACGAAAATATAATGTACCTGTTTACGCAAACGCCAAGACATGGCAGGCAATGGATGGGCTTGTTGGTGATATTCCCCTAGAGCAACGTTTTGAATTTGAAATGGATACAGTAAAGCATTTTGGCTCAATAGCTATTGAATCCTTTGCTGTATCACATGATGCAGCGGATCCAATGTTCTATACTTTTCATGAAAATGGGCGCAAGCTTGTTGTTATTACGGATACAGGCTATGTTAGCGACCGTATGAAGGGTATTATTCGAGGTGCAGATTCCTTTGTCTTTGAAAGTAACCATGATGTGAACATGCTACAAATGGGGCGTTACCCATGGTCAATAAAACGCCGTATTTTAAGTGATGTAGGGCATGTTTCAAATGAAGATGCGGCAGTAGCTATGAGTGAGGTCGTATTTGAAAAGCCAACAAATATTTACTTATCGCATTTAAGCAAGGACAATAATATGAAAGAGCTTGCACGCATGAGCGTCACGCAAACATTGCAATCCTGCGGTATTATCGTAGGAGAGTATGTAAAGTTATTTGATACGGATGCAGAGGAACCGACACAATTAGTAACGGTTTAA
- a CDS encoding CxxH/CxxC protein, whose protein sequence is MEKYSCENHIDHALDMFVAEQKAFPIMDKVEGEKKLSTKCSYCEQPAEYIVSSK, encoded by the coding sequence ATGGAAAAATACAGCTGCGAAAACCATATAGATCACGCTTTAGACATGTTTGTAGCGGAGCAAAAAGCATTCCCAATTATGGATAAAGTCGAAGGCGAAAAAAAGTTATCCACAAAATGTAGCTACTGTGAACAACCAGCAGAATATATTGTATCAAGTAAATAA
- a CDS encoding adenylosuccinate synthase, with amino-acid sequence MTSVVVVGTQWGDEGKGKITDFLSQKADAIARFAGGDNAGHTIKFDGETYKLHLIPSGIFYKEKTSVIGNGLVVNPKSLVTELRGLQERGINTDNLRISNRAHVILPYHIKQDIADEESRGDNKIGTTCKGIGPCYQDKVARIGIRMADLLDKEIFEEKLRHNLAIKNKLFEKFYEVEGVTFEEIFEEYYAYGQEIAKYVADTSKILNDILDEGGKVLFEGAQGILLDVDQGTYPFVTSSNPVAGGVAIGAGIGPSRVSNVIGVCKAYTSRVGDGPFPTELFDEVGQQIREVGREYGTTTGRPRRVGWFDTVVVRHSRRVSGITHLALNSIDVLSGLDTVKICTAYNYQGETITEYPANLHIIEQCEPIYEELPGWSEDVTDCRTLEELPENARRYVERVSELTGIQIATFSVGPAREQTNVLVDIWEA; translated from the coding sequence ATGACATCAGTTGTAGTTGTAGGAACACAGTGGGGAGACGAAGGGAAAGGTAAAATTACAGATTTCCTGTCGCAAAAGGCCGATGCAATTGCTCGTTTTGCAGGTGGTGATAATGCAGGACATACCATTAAATTTGATGGTGAAACATATAAGCTACATTTAATTCCATCAGGTATTTTCTATAAAGAAAAGACTTCAGTAATTGGTAATGGATTGGTTGTTAATCCAAAGTCATTAGTAACTGAGCTTAGAGGTTTGCAGGAGCGTGGCATTAATACAGACAACCTACGTATTTCTAATCGTGCCCATGTTATTTTGCCATACCATATCAAACAAGATATTGCTGATGAGGAAAGCCGTGGCGACAATAAAATTGGCACGACTTGCAAAGGTATTGGACCTTGCTATCAAGATAAAGTAGCCCGCATTGGTATCCGTATGGCTGATTTACTGGACAAAGAAATATTTGAAGAAAAACTACGTCATAATTTAGCAATTAAGAATAAATTATTCGAGAAGTTTTACGAAGTTGAAGGTGTAACGTTTGAAGAAATTTTTGAAGAGTACTATGCATATGGACAAGAAATTGCAAAATATGTAGCAGATACATCAAAAATCTTAAATGATATCTTGGATGAAGGCGGCAAAGTGTTATTTGAAGGCGCTCAAGGTATCTTACTTGATGTCGATCAAGGTACGTATCCGTTTGTAACGTCTTCAAATCCTGTTGCTGGCGGAGTAGCAATTGGTGCTGGTATTGGTCCATCACGAGTTTCTAATGTTATTGGTGTATGTAAAGCCTATACATCACGTGTTGGTGATGGTCCATTCCCAACTGAATTATTCGACGAAGTGGGTCAACAAATCCGTGAAGTCGGTCGTGAATATGGTACAACAACAGGCCGTCCACGTCGTGTAGGCTGGTTTGATACAGTAGTTGTCCGTCATTCACGTAGAGTAAGTGGAATTACACATCTTGCACTTAATTCAATCGATGTTCTATCAGGCTTAGACACTGTAAAAATCTGTACAGCGTATAATTATCAAGGTGAAACCATTACAGAATATCCAGCAAATCTTCATATTATTGAACAATGTGAACCAATTTATGAAGAGCTACCAGGCTGGTCAGAGGATGTTACAGACTGCAGAACTTTAGAAGAGTTACCTGAAAATGCACGACGCTATGTAGAGCGTGTGAGCGAGTTAACAGGTATTCAAATTGCAACATTCTCGGTTGGTCCTGCACGTGAACAAACAAATGTTTTAGTGGATATTTGGGAAGCATAA
- a CDS encoding 2-alkenal reductase, with protein MSYFQDDDKNRDFLNNDEIQKSPLQERLEKEEQERQEKRLKKKGGGGGKGGYFFSGLIGVIIGALLVWLMLPGLVNQMPGSTSSSTGKNETTINQVATEVTTDVTKAVDTASGAVVGITNIQEVTNGGFWNPPTTSTQPAGSGSGVIYKVQGDKAFIVTNNHVIQGAKQLEVTMPDGTKEEAQLVGKDEWTDLAVISISSKDVKTVAKFGNSDVLKQGETVIAIGNPLGLEFYGSVTTGVVSGKDRSVPVDLNGDGTSDWQQEVLQTDAAINPGNSGGALVNLAGELVGINSMKISESSVEGLGFSIPINSAIPIIEELEKNGEMKRPTMGIQLVDLTDVPSFYQQQTLKLPKDITTGVVITDVVNNSPASKAGVQQYDVIVEMDGQKIETAIDLRKHLYNDKKIGDKLTMKVYRQGKLVELSLTLTNSNSL; from the coding sequence ATGAGTTATTTCCAAGATGATGATAAAAATCGTGATTTCCTAAATAATGATGAAATACAGAAATCACCTCTTCAAGAGCGACTTGAAAAAGAGGAGCAAGAAAGACAAGAGAAGCGTCTTAAAAAGAAAGGTGGTGGCGGAGGTAAAGGCGGTTACTTCTTCAGTGGTCTTATCGGGGTCATCATAGGTGCTTTACTCGTTTGGCTCATGCTGCCTGGGCTTGTTAATCAAATGCCTGGCTCAACGTCAAGCAGTACAGGTAAAAATGAAACGACCATCAATCAGGTGGCAACAGAAGTGACAACGGATGTTACAAAAGCAGTGGATACGGCCTCCGGTGCTGTTGTAGGTATAACTAATATACAAGAAGTAACAAACGGTGGATTCTGGAATCCGCCAACTACATCAACCCAGCCTGCTGGAAGCGGTTCAGGTGTTATTTATAAGGTTCAGGGTGACAAAGCCTTTATCGTGACAAATAACCACGTAATTCAAGGTGCTAAGCAGCTAGAGGTAACAATGCCAGATGGAACAAAGGAAGAAGCACAGTTGGTTGGTAAGGACGAATGGACAGACTTAGCTGTTATTTCAATTAGCTCTAAGGATGTTAAAACAGTTGCGAAATTTGGGAACTCAGATGTCCTAAAACAAGGTGAAACAGTAATCGCAATCGGTAACCCACTTGGCTTAGAATTTTATGGCTCTGTTACGACAGGTGTTGTATCTGGTAAGGACCGTTCTGTACCGGTAGATTTAAATGGTGATGGAACAAGTGATTGGCAGCAAGAGGTTTTACAAACAGATGCAGCTATCAACCCTGGTAATAGTGGTGGTGCACTTGTAAACCTTGCAGGTGAACTAGTCGGCATTAACTCCATGAAAATTTCTGAATCGTCAGTAGAAGGATTAGGTTTCTCAATTCCAATTAACTCAGCTATTCCAATTATTGAGGAATTAGAGAAAAACGGTGAAATGAAACGTCCAACAATGGGTATTCAATTAGTTGACTTAACTGATGTACCATCATTCTATCAACAACAAACATTAAAATTACCGAAAGATATTACAACAGGTGTTGTAATTACAGACGTTGTGAATAATTCACCAGCTTCAAAGGCTGGCGTTCAACAATATGATGTCATTGTAGAAATGGATGGTCAAAAAATCGAGACAGCAATTGATTTACGCAAACATTTATATAATGATAAAAAGATTGGTGATAAATTAACGATGAAAGTATACCGCCAAGGTAAATTAGTGGAGCTATCACTAACATTAACAAATAGCAATTCATTGTAA
- a CDS encoding replicative DNA helicase encodes MSEPMMDRVPPHNREAEQSVIGAIFLDPQALITASEILLADDFYHNAHKKIFETMLRLSDQGKAIDVVTVTEELSAKKEIEDVGGLSYLLELANAVPTAANVAHYAKIVEEKALLRRLIRVATKIVEDGYTREDEVEALLGEAEKKMMEVANRKNAGDFKHVKDVLVETFDNIEQLQSRKGDVTGIPTGFRDLDNITAGFQRNDLIIVAARPSVGKTAFALNVAQSVAVQARENVAIFSLEMGAEQLVMRMLCAEGNIDAQVLRTGALNTEDWGKLTMAMGSLSNSGIFIDDTPGVRINEIRAKCRRLAQEHGLGMILIDYLQLIQGSGKPGENRQQEVSEISRSLKGLARELKVPVIALSQLSRGVEQRQDKRPMMSDLRESGSIEQDADIVAFLYRDDYYDKESESKNMIEIIIAKQRNGPTGTVTLAFKKEFNKFINVDWSQMPPPPPRD; translated from the coding sequence ATGAGCGAACCGATGATGGACCGCGTTCCACCGCATAACCGGGAAGCGGAGCAATCGGTTATCGGTGCCATTTTCCTCGATCCACAAGCATTAATTACGGCGTCGGAAATTTTATTAGCGGATGATTTTTATCATAATGCACATAAGAAAATTTTTGAAACGATGCTGCGCTTAAGTGACCAAGGAAAAGCGATAGATGTTGTTACAGTTACAGAAGAATTATCAGCAAAAAAAGAGATTGAAGATGTTGGCGGGCTATCGTATTTACTAGAGCTCGCCAATGCTGTCCCTACGGCTGCTAATGTCGCACACTATGCAAAGATTGTAGAAGAAAAGGCACTCTTAAGACGTTTGATTCGCGTCGCTACTAAAATTGTAGAAGATGGCTATACGCGCGAAGATGAAGTAGAAGCATTACTAGGTGAAGCAGAGAAGAAAATGATGGAGGTAGCCAATCGTAAAAATGCTGGTGATTTTAAGCATGTTAAAGACGTTTTGGTGGAAACCTTTGATAACATTGAACAACTTCAATCACGTAAGGGAGATGTTACAGGTATTCCGACAGGCTTCCGTGATTTAGATAATATTACTGCTGGCTTCCAGCGCAACGATTTAATTATTGTCGCGGCTCGTCCTTCTGTGGGGAAAACAGCCTTTGCTTTAAATGTTGCGCAAAGTGTTGCTGTTCAAGCGCGTGAGAATGTTGCAATCTTCTCACTGGAAATGGGTGCAGAGCAACTAGTCATGCGTATGCTTTGTGCAGAGGGAAATATAGATGCACAAGTTTTACGTACAGGTGCTTTAAATACGGAAGATTGGGGTAAACTAACTATGGCAATGGGGAGTTTATCGAATTCTGGTATCTTTATTGATGATACGCCAGGTGTACGTATTAATGAAATTCGAGCAAAGTGTCGACGCTTAGCACAGGAGCATGGGCTTGGAATGATTTTAATTGATTATTTACAGCTTATTCAAGGTAGTGGTAAACCGGGAGAGAACCGTCAGCAAGAGGTATCTGAAATTTCACGTTCATTAAAAGGATTAGCACGTGAATTAAAGGTCCCGGTAATTGCGTTATCGCAGCTATCACGTGGTGTTGAGCAGCGTCAGGATAAACGGCCAATGATGAGTGACCTGCGTGAATCTGGAAGTATTGAGCAAGATGCTGATATTGTTGCCTTCTTATATCGTGATGATTACTACGATAAAGAATCGGAAAGTAAAAATATGATTGAAATTATTATTGCTAAACAACGTAATGGTCCAACAGGAACGGTTACACTTGCATTTAAGAAAGAATTCAATAAATTTATTAACGTGGATTGGTCACAAATGCCACCACCGCCTCCACGTGATTAA